A section of the Clostridium felsineum DSM 794 genome encodes:
- the rpoB gene encoding DNA-directed RNA polymerase subunit beta encodes MIHPVQVGKRTRMSFAKLNEIGVMPNLIEVQLDSYQWFLDNGLQEIFDDINPIQDYTGNLILEFIGYKLDMDNIKYSVEECKERDTTYAAPLKVKVRLLNKETGEVKEQEVFMGDFPLMTEQGTFIINGAERVIVSQLVRSPGAYYDYTVDKNGKKLFSATVIPNRGAWLEYETDSNSVIHVRIDKTRKLPITILVRAMGFGSDAEIVNYFGEEERLKATIEKDNTKTREEALLEIYKRLRPGEPPTVDSAFSLINSLFFDAKRYDLSRVGRYKFNKKLAVSIRIANKTAAKDIVNPETGEIIVEKGQRISKEKALEVQNAGINSVDILVDDNTIRVIGNNFVDIKSYIKFDISDLNIKELVYYPVLKEILDNYTDEEAIKEELKKNVHKLVPKHIIKDDMFATVSYELGLAYGIGNVDDIDHLGNRRVRSVGELLQNQFRIGLSRMERVVKERMTIQDQEVITPQALINIRPVAASIKEFFGSSQLSQFMDQINPLSELTHKRRLSALGPGGLSRERAGFEVRDVHHSHYGRMCPIETPEGPNIGLINSLATYARVNEYGFVETPYRIVDKEAGRVTDEIHYFTADEEDRCLIARANEQIDENGYFIDKKITVRLPDEVLVVPANEVDLMDVSARQLVSVATAMIPFLENDDASRALMGSNMQRQAVPLLKPQAPVVGTGIEHKAAVDSGILPKARNAGTVEYVSANEVRVRRDSDGGIDTYRLLKFKRSNQGTCINQRPIVEKGEKVEKGAVLSDGQSTDLGEIALGRNIRMGFITWEGYNYEDAMLISEQLVRDDVFTSIHIEEYEAEARDTKLGPEEITRDIPNVGEDALKDIDERGIIRIGAEVRSGDILVGKVTPKGETELTAEERLLRAIFGEKAREVRDTSLRVPHGEAGIIVDVKIFTRENGDELPPGVNELVRCYIAQKRKISVGDKMSGRHGNKGVISRVLPEEDMPFLPDGRPLQICLNPLGVPSRMNIGQVLEVHLGWAAANLGWHIATPVFDGALEPEIVECLKRAGYDADGKTALYDGRTGEAFDNRVTVGYMYILKLAHLVDDKIHARSTGPYSLVTQQPLGGKAQFGGQRFGEMEVWALEAYGAAHTLQEILTVKSDDVVGRVKTYEAIVKGENIPEPGIPEAFKVLIKELQALCLDVKVLSDENTEIEIKESIEDETEELDVNIEGNEDSNKAEQTKPQDVEENVSSNETDAAYESEEIDIDYEDLDIDDLKNGLGLEDFNDEH; translated from the coding sequence ATGATACATCCTGTCCAAGTTGGTAAAAGAACTAGAATGAGTTTTGCTAAACTCAATGAAATTGGCGTTATGCCTAATCTTATTGAGGTGCAGTTGGATTCATACCAATGGTTTTTAGACAATGGGCTTCAAGAGATATTTGATGACATTAATCCAATTCAAGATTATACAGGAAATCTTATACTAGAATTTATTGGTTACAAGCTCGATATGGATAATATCAAATATTCCGTTGAGGAATGTAAAGAAAGAGACACCACTTATGCGGCACCACTTAAGGTTAAAGTAAGATTACTTAATAAAGAAACTGGTGAAGTAAAAGAACAAGAAGTATTTATGGGTGATTTTCCTTTAATGACAGAACAGGGAACATTTATAATAAATGGTGCAGAAAGAGTTATTGTAAGTCAGCTTGTTAGATCACCAGGAGCTTATTATGATTACACAGTAGACAAAAATGGTAAAAAATTATTTTCAGCAACAGTCATTCCTAATAGGGGGGCGTGGTTAGAATATGAAACAGATTCAAACAGCGTTATTCATGTTAGAATTGACAAAACAAGAAAGTTGCCAATTACTATACTTGTAAGGGCAATGGGATTTGGTTCTGATGCTGAAATAGTTAATTACTTTGGAGAAGAAGAAAGACTTAAGGCTACTATAGAGAAAGATAATACTAAAACTAGAGAAGAAGCTCTTCTAGAAATATATAAGAGACTTAGACCAGGTGAACCACCAACAGTTGATAGTGCATTTTCTCTTATAAATTCCTTATTTTTTGATGCCAAAAGATATGATTTGTCCAGAGTTGGAAGATACAAGTTCAATAAGAAATTGGCGGTTAGCATAAGAATAGCCAATAAAACAGCTGCAAAGGATATTGTAAATCCTGAAACAGGTGAAATTATTGTAGAAAAAGGTCAAAGAATAAGTAAAGAAAAAGCATTAGAAGTTCAAAATGCAGGCATAAATTCAGTTGATATTTTAGTTGATGACAATACTATACGAGTTATAGGTAATAATTTTGTTGATATAAAAAGTTACATAAAGTTTGACATAAGTGATTTAAATATTAAAGAATTAGTATATTATCCTGTTCTTAAAGAAATTTTGGATAATTACACAGACGAAGAAGCTATAAAAGAGGAACTTAAGAAAAATGTTCATAAATTGGTTCCAAAGCATATTATTAAAGATGATATGTTTGCAACTGTAAGCTATGAGTTAGGATTGGCTTATGGAATTGGTAATGTAGATGATATAGATCATCTTGGAAATAGAAGAGTTAGATCAGTTGGCGAATTACTACAAAACCAATTTAGAATTGGTCTTTCAAGAATGGAAAGAGTAGTTAAAGAGAGAATGACTATACAAGACCAAGAAGTTATTACTCCACAAGCTCTTATAAACATAAGACCTGTAGCTGCGTCTATTAAAGAATTCTTTGGAAGTTCACAGCTTTCTCAATTCATGGATCAAATAAATCCATTATCAGAACTTACACATAAAAGAAGATTATCAGCCTTAGGACCAGGAGGTCTTTCAAGAGAAAGAGCTGGTTTTGAAGTAAGAGACGTTCATCACTCACACTATGGAAGAATGTGCCCTATAGAAACGCCAGAAGGACCTAATATAGGTCTTATAAACTCGCTTGCAACATATGCAAGAGTGAATGAGTATGGCTTTGTAGAAACACCTTATAGAATAGTGGATAAAGAAGCTGGAAGAGTTACTGATGAAATTCATTACTTTACAGCAGATGAAGAAGATAGATGCTTAATAGCAAGAGCAAATGAGCAAATAGATGAAAATGGATATTTTATAGATAAAAAGATAACCGTAAGACTTCCAGATGAAGTCTTAGTGGTACCAGCTAATGAAGTTGATTTAATGGATGTTTCTGCAAGACAATTGGTATCTGTAGCAACGGCAATGATTCCATTCCTTGAAAATGATGATGCCAGTCGTGCACTTATGGGATCAAACATGCAACGTCAAGCTGTTCCACTTTTAAAACCTCAAGCTCCAGTTGTTGGTACTGGTATAGAACATAAGGCTGCTGTAGATTCTGGTATTTTACCAAAAGCTAGAAATGCAGGAACTGTAGAATATGTGAGCGCCAATGAAGTAAGAGTAAGAAGAGACAGTGATGGTGGAATAGACACATATAGACTTCTTAAGTTTAAGAGATCAAACCAGGGTACGTGTATAAACCAAAGACCTATTGTTGAAAAAGGTGAAAAAGTTGAAAAGGGAGCTGTTTTATCAGATGGCCAGTCAACTGACTTAGGTGAAATTGCACTTGGTAGAAATATCAGAATGGGTTTCATAACTTGGGAAGGATATAACTACGAAGATGCTATGCTTATATCAGAGCAACTTGTACGTGACGATGTGTTTACATCTATTCATATAGAAGAATATGAAGCAGAAGCTAGAGATACAAAATTAGGACCAGAAGAAATAACTAGAGATATACCAAACGTTGGTGAAGATGCACTTAAGGATATAGACGAAAGAGGAATAATAAGAATAGGTGCTGAAGTTAGATCAGGTGATATTCTTGTTGGAAAGGTTACTCCAAAAGGAGAAACTGAACTTACAGCAGAGGAAAGACTCTTAAGAGCAATATTTGGTGAAAAAGCAAGGGAAGTAAGGGATACATCTCTTAGAGTTCCACATGGAGAAGCTGGAATAATAGTTGATGTAAAAATATTCACTAGGGAAAATGGTGATGAATTACCACCTGGTGTAAATGAACTTGTAAGATGTTATATTGCACAAAAAAGAAAAATTTCTGTTGGAGATAAGATGTCAGGAAGACATGGTAATAAGGGTGTTATTTCTAGAGTGCTACCAGAAGAAGATATGCCTTTCTTACCAGATGGAAGACCTCTTCAAATATGTCTTAACCCACTAGGAGTTCCTTCTCGTATGAATATAGGTCAGGTTTTAGAGGTTCATCTTGGTTGGGCAGCAGCTAACTTAGGATGGCATATTGCTACACCAGTATTTGATGGAGCTTTAGAGCCAGAAATAGTTGAATGTCTTAAGAGAGCAGGATATGATGCAGATGGAAAGACTGCTTTATATGATGGAAGAACAGGAGAAGCTTTTGATAATAGGGTTACAGTAGGATATATGTATATACTTAAACTAGCCCATCTAGTAGATGATAAAATCCATGCTAGATCAACTGGTCCTTATTCATTAGTAACGCAACAACCATTGGGTGGTAAAGCTCAATTTGGTGGTCAGAGATTTGGAGAAATGGAAGTTTGGGCACTTGAAGCTTATGGTGCTGCACATACACTACAAGAAATACTCACAGTGAAATCTGACGATGTTGTTGGAAGAGTTAAAACCTATGAAGCTATAGTTAAGGGTGAAAATATCCCTGAACCAGGAATACCAGAAGCATTTAAAGTTCTTATAAAAGAACTACAAGCATTATGTCTTGATGTTAAAGTATTATCTGATGAGAATACAGAAATAGAAATAAAAGAGTCAATTGAAGATGAAACAGAGGAATTAGACGTTAATATAGAGGGCAATGAAGATTCCAACAAAGCCGAGCAAACAAAACCGCAAGATGTTGAAGAAAATGTTAGTAGTAATGAAACGGATGCGGCATACGAGAGTGAAGAGATAGATATCGACTATGAAGATTTAGATATAGACGATCTTAAAAATGGATTAGGGCTTGAAGATTTCAATGATGAACATTAA